A stretch of DNA from Montipora capricornis isolate CH-2021 chromosome 1, ASM3666992v2, whole genome shotgun sequence:
GAGAAGCAACCACTAAGGCCGGCGTAGATAGCCTGACGAACCGCTACGGGATCGGGACGGGAAAATAAATTCAGTTGGTGCTAAGCGCGGGATTCAAACCCGAAGCCCACgtagttcctttgtttcattattTCCGGAAGGACACGAAACACATTTTAAAAAACCATAACTTTACAGGGGTCTTATGTCAGAATCCTTTCACTGGCCCTTTTTCTTTCACTGAAATTACTCCTTTTAAAAGATATGGCGTGACATGAATGTATCCAAACAAAAGCATTAAAAAGCATCTGAATCAATTCAATGTAACAGAGTCATTTCTGATCTTAATATATGCCAACAGTAATGCCATTGTTTTGGTCGCTCTACCATAAGATTCCACTGTGTTATTTCAAGCCCTTGGGCATCTAACATGATCTTGTTTGCTCCTGTCTCTAAACTTTTTTCTGATCCCTTGGCTACGTCTTCATTTGACCTGCTCCTTCGTCTTAAGTTTAATTTCTTGCCCAGGTCTTTAAGAGCAAAAGAGGGGCTACGTTTCACTCCACTTAAATCGCTACCTGCTTTCTGACGTTCGGCTCGTGCTGCGTTGCTTTCCCTTCCTAAATCTTTAAATTTTCCTTCCTCTTGCTTTGAAGGAGAAACACTTTCGGTGGTATTCTCTCGTGGTATAGTTTCCTTTGTCCCAAGACCACCAAGCATCTGCTTAGGGACATTGTTCAACAACTGATCTTTCTTGACAGTTTTCTCCAAACCTGACTTCTCTGCTTGGACGACATTGGTTTCAATGCCACTTTGTTTCTCCGATTGTTGGTCAATCTCCGGCCCTATAATATTtatggataaatttgaaaatgtttcgtcttctttttcgtttttccaaatgTTGCTTTTATTCGTTGCGGTATCTATTTCACTACATTTCTTCCCAAGATTGTAATTGACCGGTGTCTCAACTTTCATTTCGTTGACgtttttctctttctcatcGGAGTCTGTGCATTCTGCGATCCCATTTTCTGATTGACAGGCTTTCATAGTAGATAATCCCTCATCCAAATCTTTATTTTCATTGCAAGTGTTAAGTTCATTGCCATGATCTTCTTTGCCAAGGCTGGAAATGAGACAATCTGATTCTATAACCTCATCACCTTCTGTGCTAAGAGAATGTTCCAACTGTTTGATAGAGCTTGCCATTGACTGAGAAAGTTGTTGCCGTTGGAATAGCTTTTGGGATAAGAGGTTTGCATGTTTCTCGTTCCCATCATAGCCATGATCTTCTTTGCCAAGGCTAGAACTTAGGCAATCTGTTTCCATAACCTCATCACCTTCTGTGCTAAGAGAATGCTCCAGCTGTTTGATAGAGCTTGCCATTGACTGAGAAAGTTGTTGCTGCTGGGATAAAAGATCTGTTTGTTTCTCTTCCCCATCTGATTCCGCCTCACAGCTAACCTGAGATATCTCTTGAGTGTCCTTGACTGTATCAGTTCTTGGCATTTGTATCCCACAGCTATCTTGAACATTTGAGCTATCGCTGCGATTCTCAAGTTGAAGAGTAGTTAAACTTTCCTCCAACTTTATATTCAGACTCTGAATTGCAACTGATTGCTCTTCTGCGCTTGGAGAGAGTGAATCACATTGTAAATGATCCTCGGCAGTATCTACGCATGGCATACGCGTCTCAGAATTTTCTTGGATTATTTTCAAGTAATCGTTACCAATATCAAAGTATAAACTCTGGTTTACTTCTGACTTGGTATTCAGACCTATTTCTTCAACTGTTTCACAAGTTTCCCTTCCTTCTTTTGTGTTTGTTGTACACGACAAACTTTGTGGGTTACTGTCGACAGCTTCATTTATTCCCGCTCCATCTTCTTCATCCTTTTCCCTCGTATTCCTTTCTTCCTCGCCTGATCTCATCTCTTTAAACCTCGCTTCGGACATTTCTTCTGTGTTCTGAACTGTATCAGTACTTAATGTTTGCGTCTCAAAGTTTCCTTCAGGAACAGTCATCTTGTCATCCTTGGAGTTATGAATCGTCAGACTTGATTGGCAAGCTAATGTTTGCTCTTCTGTACTTAGCATAGATGACAGGCTTTGAGGTTGACTTTGAGTCCCTGTTGCATCTATAACTTCTCGCGTGTGTATCTTCTCACTTTTGGTTGATGTCTGCGCGTTCCAGTTTGCTTTCTCTTCATCCGCTTGTtcatttaatttcttctttgcaTTTTCAAATACCATTCTAGCTTTATCGGTCCCCGTTGCATCAATATCTTTTCGTTTGTCATTTCTGTTTTTCAGAGAGAAAAATTCCATCTTGTCGCCATTTGTTGAGGTCTTGTTTTTCTGCACGTTCCTGTTTTCTTTCTCCTCACCAGCTTGTTCATTCGATTTTTCCGTCGCAGTTTCAATCACCATTCTAGCAAAACTTGCTTCACTCCATTTCGGAGCGATCGTGCTAATTTTTCCCATTTGAGGCAAAATGGCGTGCCCGTCTCTACCGTCACCTGTCTCATCTTTACTGTGAGTTATTTCCCCACCTATTCCTCCCTTTCCTTTCAGTAATTGAAGAACTTGGTTCACTTTCTTCGTCTGAGCACTCACGACTGCGTTGTACCCGAGACTGAGCCGAACACCTCCGATGAACCTCGCCCTTCTTCCAACTGATGTCTTGCTGTCCGCTACGTATATCTCTAGCGCTCGTCTTTTGATCTCGTGATAATTGATGTCGACGACCAAAAACTGTTCATTCCAGTATGGATCCTTTCCTTTTCGCGCTTTTGTTTTGCACTTGGTGGTTTTCTTAGCATCAGGCAATAGATAACTGCAGGAAAGATTGGACACTAGAAAATTGAGTACTTTTTAAAATGGTTGGAAATGTTCTAAATAGTCCCCATAACGTTTCATAGTAGAAGCGGCACCCCTATTGAGTTTAacggcgctttccatttgacagaactgaccggtcagaccgggcatttggaaggactaactctacaacgagTTCAATtcaacacacttcgaggatgacatatactcctccagaagaatgctagggaatatcatgcaagtgttccttcaaatggttgcattttctttgcaaatcaTTGgctctggccggccagttctgaaaaaaagaaagcgcCCTAAATTTCCATGTCTATAAATTATGTTGCGCAAAGCAGGAACCCATAACTAGGAGTGTACAGCTtaattgtatttgtggaacggcgtttttagagaccgagttatttttagattgacttTCCCGCGAAACCGGACCTTTCCAGTTAATCACAAGTTTTCCATTAGAAATTACTACCCATGGGATTGAATGCAAGCCAAGGcctatttaagaactcgtctaaaattGCTAGATCTGTCAAAACGCCATTTCATggacctagtattggagttgtagaCTCCTGCATGGTTACGGGATCCTAGCGCAAAGACTGTTGTTCTAAAGTATTGAAAATCCAGTTGAAAAGAGCTGTAGAAAGAAAGTAATATTGGttttattaaaaatacaaacagcggacataaacattaaaaaatgcatTTATATTAACTTCACGTTTCGTATGCCTGTCTACGTACATTCTCAAAAGTAAACGtcacatttttgaaaaatgtaacggttacttttgagaATGTATGTAGACAAGCATACGAAACCTCAAGTTaatataaaatgcattttttttatttccgttgtattttattcttaattaAGCTACGATGACCGAAGAGCAAGAGTTTCTATAATATTGGTTTACTGACCACTTTGTAAACGTTTCCGGTAAACTGTTTTTCGCTTGCGGCAAGTCTCGTCCTCTATAAAGGTGAATATGCAGAAATCCGCGACCCGAATGTTGGCTCGTGTTTTCCTTATAATGTCGGACGTCCACTTCAATCTCTTGTGAACTACTGTACATAAGCCCCACAAGGATTCTGGGATGGCCTAGTGACTGGAAAGGAggctaaagaaaacaaaacaatgtcaaCCTCATTTCAAGGATCCTTAGAGCGGAAAGATGAAAGACattacaatactagacatatttagttggaacacttagcgaatggtcagaatcatcgtgttacaagatcgtagcttataccacatcccccttcccccattcaggaagggggaaacggcgatgggtgttccaacaaatgtgacgagtattgtagcttACCAAAcatattaagatgctggttaacttttgacaaggagttgagatttcggttgattctacaggggcataaacgtaacgtaagaaccgtgcgtgcctggtcttctcgagacagaggtgagagatgatttcatgcagactggaacgcctaaattgctctgttgtaaacatggcggttgacagcaccagtgaagtcgtttctctggcctttctgtggacgaattccaggaccttcccaatacaatttgagcaagttttgaaagctaaaaacttcaatcgatgctgtattttgccggtaggactgggtggctgcacactcataagaaaatctatgaaatgagaatcgggggtcttcccttgtcatggaacggccgaattacccagaattccttttgggcatgaaggaggcaagcggagactggtcctcatcaaatgaggaaaaagtagcgagaagatttctaggcggatactaaggagtagccaaggtgcgtgctgttaacgtagactttttatcataggaaattcggcccggcctttagtaatttcttgtcaaagaaacggtataatgtaaataagagagtaatgagatttatattggcgattacctgtcctcttacgtaccacttaagtcaaactctacatctctatgcaataagcacattcaaaatttcctcatattattgtatagaagtagttaaagaaagaaaaggcttgtcctgcatatatgaaaaataagttttctctcccgttctcttcttatgcatgatcttcgtggaaattacattctgtccctcaataaacctagaacaaccagttatggtcttagttctttttcttacgtattagctaagtacgttgcgaaatgcgctacctgatttttctcGTAccactggttttaaactaatccagggccggattttgtacagcggcttttcgttttgattaatatatcttcaaatattatttaatatttagttatgtatctgtatatattatgtatgttagctgtaatgtctcgaagatatcattctgaaattcgagatgaaataaagttttatgcatgcatgtatgttacctccggcagggcgcatgcgtgcactttgtaatctgcgactccagtgcttaccatatgacagataaaatgacttttctcttgaatatataagccatcgaactcttacgttaaattgtaatgacaagggcggtttggagctgtgagtaggcgtgggatttgtcacacaTGGTCTAGgagccgacatatctctccctcaatgccgtaccgggaggcaaggtcggtagcagaaagcagcgaagggccaactgcgtccaaaagcgatcgcacgggccgaaatcccgggatgactcgtttggtacgacgctccagcgccacgtctggaggtactgcatatttttctcgtctcgtcttcaaacattctgtcagcgcatgcgtgcgtaaatgttcagcctctccgatacctacaatactagacatatttagttggaacacttaacaaatggtcagaatcatcgtgttacaagatcgtagcttataccacatcccccttcccccacttcaatgttgtgtgagaatttttcgggcgacttctagtagttgtggaaatcaacattggaggaagggggaaacgggtgtgggtgttccaacaaatgtgacgagtattgtaggctAACGAGATTTTAATACATTTGTTACCATCAGCATGCAAGGAGAAATGTTTTCACAGTAGTCTTCTTGACAATCATACATATCTACAGTCTTTTCTACAATAAGAGCGAGCTACATTTCCGGTAGAACCGGAACTccttagtcgcttcatgctacagaaaccagagatatgcgccggcctgatgggcctcctaggctcgtagcagactttacctcaATGATATGCAATCTATTTCTGGTGCTGGCATAAAATCCTggcatacagctgtttcgagaaaagTTGTCTCAAAGAGGCGTAAGAGcgttcgcgacaatgccgaaaggtagtatgggagatattcaataaaataaattcaacttgtagAGAACGCCCAGAATCGAAGATGCCAAGACCGTTCAGTGAAGACCTACGGTGGCGAGCTATTTGGATGAAAGAGTTCTTAGTTAGGATATAGCGTTGATGAAGTGGCAGTAGACACAGGCTTATGTTGAAGCTCTCTCTCGCTGTCACGCTACCAAAACacgtccaaaaacaaaagggttcatttagcaaaaacgatggctctgcacgtgcgccacgatttttggtacatttctcctactttctctgcaaaaaatgacataaaataagTAAGGTTAAAGTCGTCAGAATCATGCTTTCTCTGAGGATCCTAACCCTTTGTTACTAATTCATGGCCcggatcatttgactgaattttgaaactcacttGTATCTCAATGTCAGTAACATAGCATGAGCATGTTTTCGATAGCATTGCCGTCATATTTTCGTTGACTCAAACTGATAGTTTACCGTaatgcctttcggcattgtTGCGTACGCTTTTATGCTTCTCTTGGACAAccttctcgaaacagctgtattcTTTTCAATTACgtgtattttattttcagcTAGTTTCATTCCTTGGTACAAACCTTCAATGTGACCTGTATGTCCAGCGGATATCCCATACCACGGAGGATGTTCTGTGGAAACAGCTTTGTGACCTGGCCTGCATCTCCGACCAAATGAACTGATACTACCAACTCAGGAGAGTTTTCCAGCTCCGTGTACGTCACGTAATCACTTCCTGGATCAAGAAATTGCGTCTTGTCGTTTAATACTGAAGTGCGAAACTCAATGTAAAACTAGTTCAATTAAGAGTTTGCTTAATTTATTCAGTGATATTATAAAAGAAGTCTTTGTTTACAGCTCAGATGATAGAGCAAGAACAGCGCAATCACGCCGTCATGGGTTCCAGTCCCTTTCAAGTCTGGATTTTTTCAGGCGTCTTTTACGACTACCCAGGTTACTTCGTAAACAGCGATGATCACTTTCTTACCTACTGCATAGCGCAGCCGTTTGTGCCCTGGGCTTCCCATTAGTGTAATTATAATTTCTCCTCCATAATCCTCAACGCATGACAAACGCATAGTGACCTCATCAACAAGCAAACCACTGCAGCCAAAATCCATGCGCCATTTAATGCAGCCTGTACTAGAGCCAGGGATCCTCTCCAGGTAAACCTACGAACCCAAATTAAGAGAGAGCTATAACTTTATAACTTCTTCTTTGGCTTACAACTTTTTCTTTCGTCAAACCATGCAAGTTAAGGTTTTATGGAGCGTTACATCCCCGCCAAAACTGAGCTTTTTTTTTCGGAAGGACCAGGGtaacaaaacacaaaacacaAGCACCAATTCCTGGTCAAGTATCTAATCAGCGATATAAATATTATAAGAAAccaaaaagagcaaggctgataaAATGATGAGGGAATATATTACGGGGTTTATTGTCTTGAAATTCTTTAAGTCTGTGTCTTGTTTAGCCCCtacttaccccccccccccctccaccccaAACTCCAAAGAAAAGCCGCTTGCTTGTCTTATACATACCTGTCCAATGTCCTCGTTAATGTGTCTGCGCACGGACTCCACGGAGTACAGGGCTTTCTCCCATCCAGGAATGACTCCCTTTGAGGATGGATCTATGGTATTAAACCAATCTCTGTAGTAGCTGTTGCACGTCGTGCTGTATCGCAAACGAAACCTAGCGGGAAAATCAATTTCTGGTCAGCTCAGGAGAGATATATATGTCCAGACATGTAAGTAATTAGACGTCACAAATTGTCTCCTAAACTCCGGTTCTCAAGCAAAGAGCAACCGCTGCATTtacgtaatgtttaaaaaacgagcagcagtgttttatcggggtttaaaacacgaggcgaagccgagtgtttttagacccgataaaacacgtgctgcgagttttttgaacggcttcaaaaacattccacaaagagcgtgtccctctcaactcaaaacaatggttcaaattgtgagaggtgaatattagcatacaacaaaaacaagctatgcctctttatataaagaatactaacgaggagtgttttatcagggtataaagctcatacacgtgacgttttatcggtatTTTGacaggctgttaggctcatgaattattaatgagtttttttaaTGTCACTTTAAGACTCAGGCCAGGTAAGGCGTGCCTGAGTCACTATATAGGACCCCCGTAGAGAATTTAAAAACACGTATTCTTAATGAGTTTAACAAATTTTATGGCTGTGTTTGTGAAATGACATGCTTGCCGGTGCCACTTGATATCACTTcccttgtgacgtcacaaaatgaggggttgaaatcctgaatttttcaggcttctctacgcaattgcaaaaattgctctcataactgcgaagatcatagcttcacttgatcttaccttattgttggtaGTAAATGCTTAGATtaaaagggacacttcgtgttgggtGTCAGAAtaagccattttacagttgtttgctcagcgacctattGTAGCCTATGAAtagctgcgaggctgccggtaaccttgtattgatacaacCCTTacgcttttatcatgtaaattgtgttgttgtaattctaactAGTCcatattagagcggttttcaaatgagtctcgtaaaaccaaaaccaaagtaattactttggccaatcaaaaaggacggagacaatccgttaaaccaatcaaaactcgaagtaattacacgtagccgacataaagcgcgggaaaatgtgaacgcgcgagccacgattagttttggtttcacttaaaAATGGCgccagaactttgaaccaatcactcagTGAAGTAATCGTAAAcgaaagcaattcgctaattactttcgacagtcaattgaaaaccgctctaacattacaaaagcacaaaggtttgtatcaaaacagggtcaccgtcagcctcgcttccattcttaggccaggtaacttagctacaactgtaaagtGGTCTATTGGGCGTGCAACTAATTACTTGCATTGCTGAACATGATTATATCAGAGACCTCGGATTGGCTTCAAGTGTAATAAAACACTTAAACGTGAGTCGTTTTGCCAGATAAAAGCCAAAGATGTTTATCGCAGCATTCCGACATTTTCTCTTGCTACTATCGTGCGACTGTGCTTAATAAACACGAAAAGACAACGAACCTGGAAGACGCCacaaacttgtatttttaactAGCGAAGCATCTCTCGTAAGTTTCACATTTACTacttataaaataattaggatagtacgcgcactctcatagGCCaacagctgtgtttagatgagagtatgcaAACACGCCTATGACGTcactcgaattttgattggttatgtgttgttagacgcgcgttttgattggctggcaGGAAATAtaagcgtgtatcaagaaaatctgtttcattcaagaagaaaaaaaaccagcattttccatCCTCGGGGAGTTGGaacctcgactgcgtctcgggtttgcataactgtctcgaattctcccaactccccgtCGTGTTTAGATGCATgaagctatggaaacacggaaaaagttcTTTATTGCTTAAATACATTTTGCCGTCTCCTGCGAGCCGGACAACAATTTAACTTTTATATAAGAGGAACTCCAGCAGGTGCTTACTGAAACGTTTGCTGTTAAAAGTTACATatattcaaaccagtttcataATCTTGGGCCGGACTGATACTTTTGTCAGTAGTCGCCAAGAGAATATAATAACAGGAATTCATATTTTCCCTGCAATTTCCCGTTTCAGGCTGTCGTTTTTCTGAGTtccgtaaaaaaaaatatatatatatatacaggcAAATGAAAATGATGACCATCTGGCAAACTTTGGGAAAATGGACGACTGACTCTCATCTTGGACGTGGATCAAATTGATAAATTTAATAATCACTTGAATTTGTGTGACGCCGGCTGCACAAAAAATGAAGTTGTTTTAAGGCTGAGAGATCATTATTGCTTATCATCAGACCTCACTCAGCTACTCAGTACAGCACCTCAAAACctaatttatttcactttgtcGCTTGGGGGTAGATATATCGATATCATGATAATGTCCTGTGCATGTTTAGGTGATTTATACACGCCAAAGATACAGATTGTCCTTCATCATATAAAATATGAAAGATGAAAATGACCTGTCTCGCATTTGTGCATACATTCTCAATAAATCTACGTTCGCAAGTAAAAATTATTCTAAAGAAAATTACGAGAAACCTAGTTGTGGTTACAAGTAAATTAATACTATTCTTCTTTTTTAACAATCACGAGGAACGATTTCTATAACTCTTTTCACCTTTAGTAGGATAAGATAATGCATTTGATTTTTTAACAGTCTTTtcccgtttgtttttgtttcgttaTCCCCTGAATCGGgactgaaaacattttttgctgatatctgaagaaaaagacaaaactaTTCTATTACTCACCGAGACTCAATAGCTTCATCTTTGTTGGGTGTGAAAGTGTAACTTGTGCGCTGCTAAAACGTGAAACATAAACGAAAACATTCAAGCATtgatcaagaaaaattcatttctCAGCTCTTGAACATAGAACTGCATACCACATTTGACTTATCCATTGCAGGCTTCTTGTCGAGACTGGTTGATAACTAACTAATTTAAACAAGGCTTAATAAAGGCAAATCTTCAAAATGTAGTCGAAAAAATACACCGAAAATTTAAATATTACAAGTATCAATTCTGTCTGCTTCATTCAAAGTCTACTAAATATGAAGTAATGAGGTCTGGATTTGCGGATCTTATGGATCTGTATGATAAAAGATTTGGTCATTGAAACTGAAGAAAATGTATTGTATTCTCAGCTAATCCAGTTAGAACTTACCTCTTCCGAAACT
This window harbors:
- the LOC138042006 gene encoding uro-adherence factor A-like isoform X1, which encodes MSRWKKISSLVQKKTFVTTLQRTSYTFTPNKDEAIESRFRLRYSTTCNSYYRDWFNTIDPSSKGVIPGWEKALYSVESVRRHINEDIGQVYLERIPGSSTGCIKWRMDFGCSGLLVDEVTMRLSCVEDYGGEIIITLMGSPGHKRLRYAVGSDYVTYTELENSPELVVSVHLVGDAGQVTKLFPQNILRGMGYPLDIQVTLKPPFQSLGHPRILVGLMYSSSQEIEVDVRHYKENTSQHSGRGFLHIHLYRGRDLPQAKNSLPETFTKCYLLPDAKKTTKCKTKARKGKDPYWNEQFLVVDINYHEIKRRALEIYVADSKTSVGRRARFIGGVRLSLGYNAVVSAQTKKVNQVLQLLKGKGGIGGEITHSKDETGDGRDGHAILPQMGKISTIAPKWSEASFARMVIETATEKSNEQAGEEKENRNVQKNKTSTNGDKMEFFSLKNRNDKRKDIDATGTDKARMVFENAKKKLNEQADEEKANWNAQTSTKSEKIHTREVIDATGTQSQPQSLSSMLSTEEQTLACQSSLTIHNSKDDKMTVPEGNFETQTLSTDTVQNTEEMSEARFKEMRSGEEERNTREKDEEDGAGINEAVDSNPQSLSCTTNTKEGRETCETVEEIGLNTKSEVNQSLYFDIGNDYLKIIQENSETRMPCVDTAEDHLQCDSLSPSAEEQSVAIQSLNIKLEESLTTLQLENRSDSSNVQDSCGIQMPRTDTVKDTQEISQVSCEAESDGEEKQTDLLSQQQQLSQSMASSIKQLEHSLSTEGDEVMETDCLSSSLGKEDHGYDGNEKHANLLSQKLFQRQQLSQSMASSIKQLEHSLSTEGDEVIESDCLISSLGKEDHGNELNTCNENKDLDEGLSTMKACQSENGIAECTDSDEKEKNVNEMKVETPVNYNLGKKCSEIDTATNKSNIWKNEKEDETFSNLSINIIGPEIDQQSEKQSGIETNVVQAEKSGLEKTVKKDQLLNNVPKQMLGGLGTKETIPRENTTESVSPSKQEEGKFKDLGRESNAARAERQKAGSDLSGVKRSPSFALKDLGKKLNLRRRSRSNEDVAKGSEKSLETGANKIMLDAQGLEITQWNLMVERPKQWHYCWHILRSEMTLLH
- the LOC138042006 gene encoding uro-adherence factor A-like isoform X2 gives rise to the protein MKRKDESQFEQGALVSEEQRTSYTFTPNKDEAIESRFRLRYSTTCNSYYRDWFNTIDPSSKGVIPGWEKALYSVESVRRHINEDIGQVYLERIPGSSTGCIKWRMDFGCSGLLVDEVTMRLSCVEDYGGEIIITLMGSPGHKRLRYAVGSDYVTYTELENSPELVVSVHLVGDAGQVTKLFPQNILRGMGYPLDIQVTLKPPFQSLGHPRILVGLMYSSSQEIEVDVRHYKENTSQHSGRGFLHIHLYRGRDLPQAKNSLPETFTKCYLLPDAKKTTKCKTKARKGKDPYWNEQFLVVDINYHEIKRRALEIYVADSKTSVGRRARFIGGVRLSLGYNAVVSAQTKKVNQVLQLLKGKGGIGGEITHSKDETGDGRDGHAILPQMGKISTIAPKWSEASFARMVIETATEKSNEQAGEEKENRNVQKNKTSTNGDKMEFFSLKNRNDKRKDIDATGTDKARMVFENAKKKLNEQADEEKANWNAQTSTKSEKIHTREVIDATGTQSQPQSLSSMLSTEEQTLACQSSLTIHNSKDDKMTVPEGNFETQTLSTDTVQNTEEMSEARFKEMRSGEEERNTREKDEEDGAGINEAVDSNPQSLSCTTNTKEGRETCETVEEIGLNTKSEVNQSLYFDIGNDYLKIIQENSETRMPCVDTAEDHLQCDSLSPSAEEQSVAIQSLNIKLEESLTTLQLENRSDSSNVQDSCGIQMPRTDTVKDTQEISQVSCEAESDGEEKQTDLLSQQQQLSQSMASSIKQLEHSLSTEGDEVMETDCLSSSLGKEDHGYDGNEKHANLLSQKLFQRQQLSQSMASSIKQLEHSLSTEGDEVIESDCLISSLGKEDHGNELNTCNENKDLDEGLSTMKACQSENGIAECTDSDEKEKNVNEMKVETPVNYNLGKKCSEIDTATNKSNIWKNEKEDETFSNLSINIIGPEIDQQSEKQSGIETNVVQAEKSGLEKTVKKDQLLNNVPKQMLGGLGTKETIPRENTTESVSPSKQEEGKFKDLGRESNAARAERQKAGSDLSGVKRSPSFALKDLGKKLNLRRRSRSNEDVAKGSEKSLETGANKIMLDAQGLEITQWNLMVERPKQWHYCWHILRSEMTLLH